A stretch of Vigna angularis cultivar LongXiaoDou No.4 chromosome 4, ASM1680809v1, whole genome shotgun sequence DNA encodes these proteins:
- the LOC108331223 gene encoding uncharacterized protein LOC108331223, translated as MTVKDANFLHPSVTNWKKPPTIKYLFHSIKFPRLLASLCFFLQSLKMKRYAAPAAAPSPVENNDKIEKPLAPASPPPKLERKNSLEEEPKTLLQEEMDNAREAALKIINSHTKEEALKIFLTGLVPVETTSKQVKKDVVVSDCDDYE; from the exons ATGACAGTCAAAGATGCCAATTTTCTGCACCCATCGGTTACAAATTGGAAAAAACCACCCACAATTAAGTATCTCTTTCATTCTATTAAATTTCCAAGGCTTCTAGCGAGCTTGTGTTTCTTTCTGCAAAGCCTGAAGATGAAGCGTTACGCAGCGCCTGCAGCAGCACCATCACCAGTGGAGAACAATGACAAGATCGAGAAACCATTAGCACCAGCGTCTCCTCCTCCCAAGCTTGAAAGAAAAAATTCCCTTGAGGAAGAACCAAAAACTTTACTTCAGGAGGAAATGGATAATGCCAGG GAGGCAGCCCTCAAAATCATCAATTCCCACACCAAGGAGGAAGCTCTGAAAATATTCCTGACG GGTTTGGTGCCAGTGGAAACAACCTCAAAGCAGGTGAAAAAGGATGTTGTCGTGTCTGACTGTGATGACTACGAGTGA
- the LOC108331321 gene encoding uncharacterized protein LOC108331321, translated as MVLNRRPARFKKPDFMQVKPISQEKLDVLRAAAARVYVNEQNAAEKFSGTNRVGVPESENVREEDNDNGVLLLAAVASGLKRTVDKKGEQEKYTFLPPTQRQHSTMACNRRLPPSPLGRNSSLPQPHHREENRHKREEKPSEVKIENPEKARGTDGGVNKRKTIRRPRSKRPYLLQTKPWQEKMKVLKAAAACVYINKQTPEKNSCEENAGTTSGCANAKDFETDCDNIGVHLLAEVATGISLGVEEKEEHGMKKSKLRDL; from the exons ATGGTATTAAACAGACGACCAGCAAGGTTTAAAAAGCCAGATTTCATGCAGGTCAAGCCAATTAGTCAAGAAAAGCTGGATGTGTTAAGG GCTGCTGCTGCTCGTGTTTATGTTAACGAGCAAAATGCTGCAGAGAAATTCTCG GGAACGAATAGGGTAGGTGTTCCTGAATCCGAAAACGTGAGGGAGGAAGATAATGACAATGGAGTGCTACTGCTCGCAGCAGTTGCCTCTGGACTGAAGAGGACCGTTGATAAAAAAGGGGAACAAG AAAAATACACATTTCTTCCTCCAACACAGAGACAACACAGTACTATGGCATGCAACAGACGCCTGCCTCCTTCTCCTCTAGGAAGGAACAGTTCTCTTCCCCAACCTCACCATAGGGAAGAAAACCGTCACAAAAGG GAAGAAAAACCTTCTGAGGTAAAAATTGAAAACCCAGAAAAAGCACGTGGTACTGATGGTGGAGTCAATAAGAGAAAGACAAT ACGACGACCAAGGTCTAAAAGGCCATATTTATTGCAGACCAAACCTTGGCAAGAAAAAATGAAAGTCTTAAAG GCTGCTGCTGCCTGTGTTTATATAAACAAGCAAACTCCTGAAAAAAATTCATGT GAAGAGAATGCAGGTACTACTTCTGGATGTGCAAATGCGAAGGACTTTGAAACAGATTGTGACAACATTGGAGTTCATCTTCTGGCAGAAGTTGCCACTGGAATTAGTTTGGGGGTGGAAGAAAAGGAGGAACATGGTATGAAAAAAAGCAAACTCAGAGATCTTTGA